The Larus michahellis chromosome 2, bLarMic1.1, whole genome shotgun sequence genome window below encodes:
- the LOC141738765 gene encoding sterile alpha motif domain-containing protein 9-like, giving the protein MEKANTEKNEKSHSYQHIEQLTKEEVKQWATEVVKIDQKYAEILFNQDVTGFILKLMTKADFVQMGIPLGPAVQIMYFLKEHDILAKGSNQTVDQEGTKQSVDGEGEDGEIAKKECKKKSGSFTSSILQDSKTEPIEDEKAIKSADKENVSEKPLSSSQHPTGNMCMPYPFDNFSDGTRYIQYNILNVPETGPLNFIDPTHEFKLLTNTEKAVEEDIMMKFSNEVFRFAAACMNSRTNGTIHFGVCDNPHGKIEGIKVTKKEAYVDHLNKCIRKYFQKQYISIAKQCIREPRFVEVLLQNGTPSHMFVIEIDVVPQHYICGTKYFCTNRYDFKTKSWENAKAVFIRDGASSKNIQNTKEFETFKGNLASLADFRKRAEEDYNLKQKKSKKEGLKLISLLTGNRDSLDSSYYDYYILVTNKCHSSQTSHLDFLQEIKWFAVLDFDFESEMNGVFKTYKKNQNAKLYFPDYYENMKGSVSEHAAKLKLHQETNWIFCNGGSDFEGNSKLPLDPTAWQRDRAAGVRKMISFLSHKDVKQNGKFLIVFLLLSTVEDSADPLTETFITFYQELKGLEYLICICIGAGTYQRWKDLLHARGISEEELSNRCVSNLTLPSVNGTIMTLKSETQSSERLLPSVGHSTVLLKKEEDSMAALEILCENECKGTGIEKDADKFKKFLKEREEVFYRGGKISWWNFYFSSEKYTSDFIRRDSYEKLEHLIVSSSESADESPVKIINLYHHPGCGGTTLAMHILWDLRKRFRCAVLKNKTSDFGTQLTTLLTYGANNDTGYLPVLLLVDDFEEQENVDVLQKEIQMAITKKCIRYVTPLVIILNCMRSQNPDESSTINLLNSTSLKHTLSEKEQRAFDQKLKYIEKVHTNFDNFYSFMIMKKNFDPQYIENVVKNTLHRLNTASKPVQLFCYLTLLNSYVRASTVSVTLCEEFLGMNSQEIGCSKDKLIEKMGICSNILICDQVREYTRYKGLRIIHPMIASHCLTELKLTYDLPKSEITLGLLKEDLFYKTLVKHDKLICDIQALLITRQRKEHGDESDTLFSPLIEAIHREEKRDNVEYVLKQASARFEQNGFICQALARYFYIKVRDFDSALYWAKEAKQRAPQNSYISNTLGQVFKSKLRYYVDSKAKSAVLTAEELKYLLELAEHASQAFIECQQQAEKADNEQYLQHKNRKRKFQTYNTAGYWGEIETALYIIDVLWHVLFSGKKDSWCRRSLKKYVSGNGGVNVDNPSTQSGMLKVLKHHSSFLCSLRSRLKKAFDFFEDYFVFFKAQTHEKEIVEAKLYDKVQEHFTKYTEIFCDFRFEQLKHKQVSKCNMSQYVEAYRDTVEASKADSFSGILAYLHRNHPNSIREIEDIVEAYAFLCEENAQATLKDKQNLILANIVLNCIKPNPTSLHPYKVLRNLLLSILQEVGPISQCVESFFLASLLFWPQDRKELDEDSGKMETFIRRLNESFKGRYGTLRHYRHPLALFYLAKDQKGLNRFVHKGKIDQLFSSRSQQELNSLWQSGNIWKEQAVQDLLLRLDGRAEGKVIYIDYGSNETFRIPVQPVPSYLLKNGPNIERVSFYLGFSIAGLLAYNTQRLS; this is encoded by the coding sequence atggaaaaggcaaacactgaaaaaaatgagaaatcacATTCATATCAACATATTGAACAGTTGACAAAAGAGGAAGTCAAACAGTGGGCAACTGAAGTTGTTAAGATTGACcagaaatatgcagaaatactGTTTAACCAAGATGtgactggttttattttgaaactgatGACTAAAGCAGATTTTGTGCAAATGGGCATACCTCTTGGGCCTGCTGTTCAAATAATGTATTTCCTGAAAGAGCATGACATTCTAGCTAAAGGTTCAAACCAGACTGTGGATCAAGAAGGCACTAAACAGAGTGTtgatggagaaggagaagatggagaaatTGCAAAGAAAGAGTGCAAGAAGAAATCTGGGTCTTTTACTTCCAGTATACTGCAGGATTCTAAGACAGAGCCCATAGAAGATGAAAAAGCAATAAAGTCAGCTGACAAAGAGAATGTATCAGAGAAGCCACTGTCAAGCAGCCAGCACCCAACTGGAAATATGTGTATGCCATATCCTTTTGATAATTTCAGTGATGGTACTCGATACATACAATATAATATTCTTAATGTCCCTGAAACAGGGCCGCTCAATTTCATTGATCCAACGCATGAATTCAAATTACTTACCAACACAGAGAAGGCAGTAGAAGAGGATATCATGATGAAATTTAGCAATGAAGTCTTTAGATTTGCTGCAGCCTGCATGAACTCCCGCACAAATGGCACTATTCATTTTGGAGTATGTGACAATCCACATGGGAAAATCGAAGGAATAAAAGTTACCAAGAAAGAAGCATACGTTGACCATTTAAATAAGTGTATCAGAAAGTACTTTCAGAAGCAATACATCAGCATTGCAAAACAATGCATTAGAGAGCCTAGATTTGTGGAAGTACTATTACAAAATGGAACTCCATCTCATATGTTCGTCATTGAAATAGATGTGGTCCCCCAACACTACATCTGTggtacaaaatatttctgtaccaACAGATATGACTTTAAGACTAAGAGCTGGGAAAATGCTAAAGCTGTCTTCATCCGGGATGGAGCCAGTtccaaaaatattcaaaatacaaaagaatttGAAACTTTTAAAGGTAACTTGGCATCTTTAGCAGATTTTCGTAAACGAGCAGAGGAAGACTATAACTTAAAGCAAAAGAAGTCAAAAAAAGAAGGACTGAAGCTAATTAGTCTGCTTACAGGTAACAGGGACTCATTAGATAGCTCTTATTATGACTACTACATTTTGGTAACAAACAAGTGCCACTCAAGTCAAACTTCGCACTTAGACTttttacaggaaataaaatggTTTGCTGTGCTTGACTTTGATTTTGAATCAGAAATGAATGGTGTGTTCAagacttacaaaaaaaatcaaaatgccaAACTTTACTTCCCAGATTATTATGAAAACATGAAGGGTTCTGTTTCTGAACACGCTGCAAAGCTGAAACTGCATCAGGAGACCAACTGGATTTTCTGCAATGGTGGATCAGACTTCGAAGGCAATAGCAAACTACCATTAGATCCCACTGCATGGCAACGGGACAGAGCTGCGGGTGTCAGAAAAAtgatttcatttctttcacaCAAAGATGTAAAGCAGAATGGAAAGTTTTTGATagtgtttcttttgctttccacaGTGGAAGATTCAGCGGATCCTCTTACTGAGACTTTTATAACGTTTTACCAAGAATTAAAGGGACTAGAATACCTGATCTGCATTTGCATTGGTGCAGGTACATACCAGCGATGGAAAGATCTTCTGCATGCTAGAGGCATTAGTGAGGAAGAACTTTCAAACAGATGTGTATCTAATTTAACCCTGCCAAGTGTAAATGGTACCATCATGACATTAAAATCAGAGACACAGTCTTCTGAAAGACTTCTGCCCTCCGTTGGTCACTCTACTGTTCTTCTAAAGAAGGAAGAAGACTCCATGGCAGCATTGGAAATACTTTGTGAAAATGAATGCAAAGGCACAGGAATAGAGAAGGAtgcagacaaatttaaaaaattcctGAAAGAGCGTGAAGAAGTTTTTTATCGAGGTGGTAAAATATCATGGTggaatttctatttttcttctgaaaagtatACTTCAGATTTTATCAGAAGGGACAGTTATGAAAAGCTTGAACACCTAATTGTGTCTTCATCTGAGAGTGCTGATGAATCACCTGTAAAAATTATCAACCTTTACCACCACCCAGGCTGTGGTGGGACAACTTTAGCTATGCATATCCTTTGGGATCTCCGGAAGCGATTCAGATGTGctgttctgaaaaacaaaaccagtgattTCGGAACACAGCTGACAACTTTACTGACCTATGGAGCAAACAACGACACAGGCTATTTACCAGTGTTACTTCTTGTGGATGATTTTGAAGAGCAAGAAAATGTCGATgttctgcagaaagaaattcaaatggctataacaaaaaaatgcattcGGTATGTAACTCCTTTAGTGATCATTCTAAACTGTATGAGATCTCAGAATCCTGATGAAAGTTCAACAATCAATTTATTGAACAGTACTTCTTTAAAACATACACTTTCTGAAAAAGAGCAAAGGGCCTTTGATCAGAAACTGAAATATATTGAAAAGGTGCATACAAATTTTGACAATTTCTATTCATTTATGATTATGAAGAAAAACTTTGATCCACAGTACATAGAAAACGTCGTAAAAAACACCTTGCATAGGTTGAATACTGCCTCCAAACCAGTACAACTTTTTTGCTATCTAACACTGCTAAACTCATATGTAAGAGCATCTACAGTTTCAGTAACACTATGTGAAGAATTCTTAGGAATGAATTCTCAAGAGATTGGCTGCAGTAAAGACAAATTGATAGAAAAGATGGGTATTTGTTCCAATATTCTAATATGTGATCAGGTGCGTGAATACACGAGATACAAAGGTCTTCGTATCATTCACCCAATGATAGCATCTCACTGCCTAACAGAATTGAAACTAACCTATGACTTGCCTAAAAGTGAAATTACATTGGGGTTATtgaaagaagatttattttataAGACTTTGGTAAAGCATGACAAACTTATTTGTGATATACAAGCCCTGCTCATTACTAGACAGCGCAAGGAACATGGCGATGAGTCAGACACTTTATTTTCCCCCTTAATTGAAGCCATTCATAGGGAAGAGAAGCGTGATAATGTGGAATATGTGTTAAAACAAGCCTCCGCTAGATTTGAGCAAAATGGTTTCATCTGCCAAGCCTTAGCAAGATACTTCTACATTAAAGTAAGGGATTTTGACTCTGCATTATACTGGGCCAAAGAAGCCAAACAAAGAGCACCACAAAATTCATACATATCCAATACACTAGGTCAAGTCTTTAAAAGTAAGCTAAGATACTATGTAGACTCCAAAGCAAAGAGTGCAGTCCTGACAGCTGAGGAACTGAAATACTTGCTAGAGCTTGCTGAGCATGCTTCACAGGCTTTCATAGAATGTCAGCAGCAAGCTGAAAAGGCAGACAATGAACAATACTTGCAGCATAAAAACCGTAAAAGAAAGTTTCAAACGTACAATACTGCTGGTTATTGGGGAGAGATAGAAACTGCCCTTTACATTATTGATGTCCTTTGGCATGttcttttttctggcaaaaaagACTCATGGTGTAGAAGAAGTCTGAAAAAGTATGTATCAGGAAATGGTGGTGTGAATGTAGATAACCCTAGCACACAGAGTGGAATGCTCAAGGTTCTTAAACATCATTCCAGCTTTTTATGTAGTTTGCGATCACGGCTGAAAAAGGCATTTGACTTTTTTGAAGACTACTTTGTGTTTTTCAAAGCACAGAcccatgaaaaagaaattgtagaAGCAAAATTGTATGATAAGGTTCAAGAACACTTTAccaaatacacagaaatattttgtgattTCAGATTTGAGCAACTGAAACATAAACAGGTCTCAAAGTGTAACATGTCCCAGTATGTAGAAGCATACAGGGACACTGTGGAGGCTTCCAAAGCAGACTCATTTTCTGGCATTTTGGCATACCTCCACAGGAATCACCCAAATAGCATCAGAGAAATAGAAGACATAGTAGAAGCATATGCATTTCTGTGTGAGGAGAATGCACAAGCAACTCTGAAAGACAAACAGAATTTGATTTTGGCAAATATTGTTCTGAACTGCATTAAACCTAACCCCACTAGTTTACATCCTTACAAGGTGCTGAGAAATCTGCTTCTAAGCATTCTACAGGAAGTGGGACCAATTTCACAGTGTGTAGAGTCTTTCTTCCTAGCCTCCTTGTTGTTCTGGCCCCAAGATAGAAAAGAACTAGATGAAGATTCCGGGAAAATGGAAACCTTTATTAGACGCTTAAATGAGTCTTTCAAAGGGCGCTATGGAACCCTGCGTCATTACAGGCACCCTCTGGCTCTTTTCTATCTGGCGAAAGATCAGAAAGGCCTGAACAGATTtgttcacaaaggaaaaatagatcAGCTTTTTAGTTCACGTTCACAACAGGAACTGAATTCCCTCTGGCAGAGTGGAAATATCTGGAAGGAACAGGCTGTTCAAGATCTTTTGCTTCGTTTGGACGGAAGAGCTGAGGGTAAGGTTATCTACATAGACTATGGCAGCAATGAAACATTTAGGATACCAGTGCAGCCTGTTCCCTCATATCTATTGAAAAATGGTCCAAACATAGAAAGAGTGTCTTTTTACCTTGGGTTTTCCATTGCTGGTCTTCTGGCATACAACACACAAAGGCTGTCATAA